Proteins from one Physeter macrocephalus isolate SW-GA chromosome 16, ASM283717v5, whole genome shotgun sequence genomic window:
- the FAM118B gene encoding protein FAM118B isoform X1, producing MKRLNALSKLFAKSLFTGNWMASTGSQASDIDKFWEFFSDGAPPTKKPRKLLPSLKTKKPQELVLVIGTGISAAVAPQVPALKSWKGLIQALLDAAIDFDLLEDEESKKFQKCLHEDKNLVHVAHDLIQKLSPRTSNVRSTFFKDCLYEVFDDLESKMEDSGKQLLQSVLHLMENGALVLTTNFDNLLELYAADQGKQLESLDLTDEKKVLEWAQEKRKLSVLHIHGVYTNPSGIVLHPAGYQNVLRNTEVMREIQKLYENKSFLFLGCGWTVDDTTFQALFLEAVKHKSDLEHFMLVRRGDVDEFKKLRENMLDKGIKVISYGNEYADLPEYFKRLTCEISTRGRSAGMVREGQLNGSEGQLNGLSTAHSEMRDCST from the exons ATGAAAAGATTGAATGCACTCAGCAAGCTTTTTGCAAAATCCCTCTTTACTGG AAACTGGATGGCTTCTACAGGGAGCCAGGCCTCGGATATAGACAAGTTTTGGGAGTTCTTCAGTGATGGCGCACCTCCCACCAAAAAGCCCAG GAAGCTGCTCCCAAGCCTGAAAACGAAGAAGCCTCAGGAGCTCGTGCTGGTGATTGGAACAGGCATCAGTGCTGCGGTCGCACCCCAGGTCCCAGCCCTGAAATCCTGGAAGGGGTTGATTCAGGCCTTACTGGATGCGGCCATTGATTTTGATCTTCTAGAAGATGAGGagagcaaaaaatttcagaaatgtctCCATGAAGACAAGAACCTTGTGCATGTTGCCCATGACCTCATCCAGAAACTCTCTCCT CGTACTAGTAATGTTCGATCCACATTTTTCAAGGACTGTTTATATGAAGTATTTGATGACTTGGAGTCAAAGATGGAAGATTCTGGTAAACAGCTTCTTCAGTCAGTTCTCCACCTGATGGAAAATGGAGCCCTGGTATTAACTACAAATTTTGACAATCTCCTGGAACTGTATGCAGCAGATCAGGGAAAACAACTTGAATCCCTTGACCTTACTGATGAgaagaag GTCCTTGAGTGGGCTCAGGAGAAGCGGAAGCTGAGCGTCTTACACATTCATGGGGTCTACACCAACCCTAGTGGCATTGTCCTTCACCCAGCTGGGTATCAGAACGTGCTCAGGAACACTGAAGTTATG AGAGAGATTCAGAAGCTCTATGAAAACAAGTCATTCCTTTTCCTGGGCTGTGGCTGGACTGTGGATGACACCACTTTCCAAGCCCTTTTTCTGGAGGCTGTCAAGCACAAATCTGACTTAGAACATTTCATGCTGGTTCGGAGAGGAGATGTGGATGAGTTCAAGAAGCTTCGAGAAAacatgctggacaaagggattaAGGTCATCTCCTATGGAAATGAATATGCTGACCTTCCAGAATATTTCAAGCGACTGACATGTGAGATCTCCACAAGGGGAAGGTCAG
- the FAM118B gene encoding protein FAM118B isoform X2 → MKRLNALSKLFAKSLFTGNWMASTGSQASDIDKFWEFFSDGAPPTKKPRKLLPSLKTKKPQELVLVIGTGISAAVAPQVPALKSWKGLIQALLDAAIDFDLLEDEESKKFQKCLHEDKNLVHVAHDLIQKLSPRTSNVRSTFFKDCLYEVFDDLESKMEDSGKQLLQSVLHLMENGALVLTTNFDNLLELYAADQGKQLESLDLTDEKKVLEWAQEKRKLSVLHIHGVYTNPSGIVLHPAGYQNVLRNTEVMREIQKLYENKSFLFLGCGWTVDDTTFQALFLEAVKHKSDLEHFMLVRRGDVDEFKKLRENMLDKGIKVISYGNEYADLPEYFKRLTCEISTRGRSGMVREGQLNGSEGQLNGLSTAHSEMRDCST, encoded by the exons ATGAAAAGATTGAATGCACTCAGCAAGCTTTTTGCAAAATCCCTCTTTACTGG AAACTGGATGGCTTCTACAGGGAGCCAGGCCTCGGATATAGACAAGTTTTGGGAGTTCTTCAGTGATGGCGCACCTCCCACCAAAAAGCCCAG GAAGCTGCTCCCAAGCCTGAAAACGAAGAAGCCTCAGGAGCTCGTGCTGGTGATTGGAACAGGCATCAGTGCTGCGGTCGCACCCCAGGTCCCAGCCCTGAAATCCTGGAAGGGGTTGATTCAGGCCTTACTGGATGCGGCCATTGATTTTGATCTTCTAGAAGATGAGGagagcaaaaaatttcagaaatgtctCCATGAAGACAAGAACCTTGTGCATGTTGCCCATGACCTCATCCAGAAACTCTCTCCT CGTACTAGTAATGTTCGATCCACATTTTTCAAGGACTGTTTATATGAAGTATTTGATGACTTGGAGTCAAAGATGGAAGATTCTGGTAAACAGCTTCTTCAGTCAGTTCTCCACCTGATGGAAAATGGAGCCCTGGTATTAACTACAAATTTTGACAATCTCCTGGAACTGTATGCAGCAGATCAGGGAAAACAACTTGAATCCCTTGACCTTACTGATGAgaagaag GTCCTTGAGTGGGCTCAGGAGAAGCGGAAGCTGAGCGTCTTACACATTCATGGGGTCTACACCAACCCTAGTGGCATTGTCCTTCACCCAGCTGGGTATCAGAACGTGCTCAGGAACACTGAAGTTATG AGAGAGATTCAGAAGCTCTATGAAAACAAGTCATTCCTTTTCCTGGGCTGTGGCTGGACTGTGGATGACACCACTTTCCAAGCCCTTTTTCTGGAGGCTGTCAAGCACAAATCTGACTTAGAACATTTCATGCTGGTTCGGAGAGGAGATGTGGATGAGTTCAAGAAGCTTCGAGAAAacatgctggacaaagggattaAGGTCATCTCCTATGGAAATGAATATGCTGACCTTCCAGAATATTTCAAGCGACTGACATGTGAGATCTCCACAAGGGGAAGGTCAG